Proteins encoded by one window of Scatophagus argus isolate fScaArg1 chromosome 8, fScaArg1.pri, whole genome shotgun sequence:
- the ccnt1 gene encoding cyclin-T1 isoform X2, producing the protein MAASFRSLPASCNNKWYYTRQQIDDNPSRRAGLDPDKELSYRQQAANLLQDMGQRLNVSQLTINTAIVYMHRFYMVQSFTRFHRNVIAPAALFLAAKVEEQPRKLEHVIKVAHACLNPQDPSPDVRSDAYLQQAQDLVILESIILQTLAFEITIDHPHTHVVKCTQLVRASKDLAQTSYFMATNSLHLTTFCLQYSPPVVACVCIHLACKWSNWEIPVSTDGKHWWEYVDPTVTLELLDELTHEFLQILEKTPSRLKRIRNWKAGGQTPKAKPKVLEEGDQRDTMMSMISMASSESTVAGLMSLSAPPSASSSSSMGDKDRGASGSAQTWSGKGLAASDQQQQPNNEVHTPAKVSLSEYRAKNADVLAAQKRKLENMEASVKRDYANAAQALIGQQQRKEKQQQQHHHHQQSGSSSSSDMSNPSPIILKIPLEKERHDRSSLKMRFPLAGGGGSGHSASSRGQDQDIKVRIRVPEKQRSSSGEEGKSRDKHRERSNHHHHHHHHSHHHHSSSSSASLSSSHKHSSSSGGAVGNSKKAPSDSSRTSSSSSSASRKRTHSQDPTAGSHPATKVSKSSKNPYHLPSLSSSSGQTLGQGPDILPTLGLPHHQGSYSHSKGDKTDTNGHGAAGGAQSNEYQDTFEMLNSLLSAQGVQPSQPSMFDYRSQYGDYRYSGGSRGSNPRPPPLPSEPPPPLPPLPK; encoded by the exons ATGGCGGCTTCGTTTCGTTCTCTCCCTGCAAGCTGTAATAACAAATGGTACTATACCCGACAACAGATCGACGACAACCCATCTCGGCGAGCTGGACTTGATCCTGACAAGGAACTGTCCTACAGACAACAGGCAGCGAACCTGCTCCAGGACATGGGACAGCGGCTCAATGT GTCCCAACTTACTATTAATACAGCCATTGTGTACATGCATCGATTCTACATGGTCCAGTCATTCACCAGATTTCACAGAAAT GTAATTGCTCCTGCTGCACTCTTTCTTGCTGCTAAGGTGGAGGAGCAGCCCCGTAAGCTGGAGCATGTTATCAAAGTGGCCCATGCATGCCTCAATCCTCAGGACCCTTCTCCAGATGTGCGCAGTGAT GCCTACCTGCAACAAGCCCAAGACCTGGTCATTCTTGAGAGCATAATACTCCAGACCTTGG CTTTTGAAATCACCATCGACCATCCGCATACTCATGTTGTCAAGTGCACTCAGCTTGTAAGAG CGAGCAAGGATTTGGCTCAAACATCATACTTTATGGCCACCAACAG TCTGCACTTGACCACGTTCTGCCTGCAGTATAGTCCGCCCGTTGTGGCTTGCGTGTGCATCCATCTTGCCTGCAAATGGTCCAACTGGGAGATCCCTGTGTCTACAGATGGCAAACACTGGTGGGAGTATGTTGATCCCACAGTCACCCTCGAGCTGCTGGATG AGCTCACGCACGAGTTCCTGCAGATTCTGGAGAAAACACCCAGCCGGTTGAAACGGATCCGCAACTGGAAG GCGGGAGGTCAGACACCAAAAGCCAAGCCCAAAGTCCTGGAGGAGGGCGACCAGAGGGACACCATGATGAGCATGATCTCTATGGCCTCATCAGAGAGCACTGTGGCAGGCCTGATGAGCCTCTCAGCTCCACCTTCGGCCTCTTCCTCGTCATCCATGGGTGACAAGGACAGGGGTGCATCTGGCAGCGCTCAGACTTGGAGCGGAAAAGGTCTGGCCGCATctgatcagcagcagcagcccaacAACGAGGTTCACACCCCAGCTAAGGTGTCACTGAGCGAGTACCGTGCCAAGAATGCAGATGTCCTGGCTGCCCagaagaggaagctggagaacatGGAGGCAAGCGTGAAGAGGGACTATGCCAACGCTGCCCAGGCTCTCATTggccagcagcagaggaaggagaagcagcagcagcagcatcaccaTCACCAGCAGTCCggctcatcatcctcctccGACATGTCCAATCCGTCTCCCATAATTCTGAAAATCCCCTTGGAAAAGGAGAGGCATGATAGGAGCTCTCTGAAAATGCGTTTCCCTCTAGCTGGGGGAGGAGGCAGCGGGCATAGTGCCAGCTCCCGAGGTCAGGATCAGGACATCAAAGTCAGAATACGTGTGCCTGAGAAGCAAAGGAGCAGTTCAGGAGAGGAGGGCAAGAgcagggacaagcacagagaGCGGTcgaaccaccaccaccatcatcaccaccactcCCATCACCACCACTCCTCCTCTAGTAGTGCCTCACTCTCCtcttcacacaaacattcatctagctctggtggggcagtcggAAACAGCAAAAAAGCCCCCAGTGACTCTTCTAGAACAAGCTCTTCATCCTCTTCGGCCTCACGTAAGAGGACGCACTCCCAAGATCCCACAGCAGGCTCTCACCCTGCTACTAAAGTCAGCAAGTCCTCTAAGAATCCTTACCATCTACCGtccctgtcttcctcctctgggCAAACCTTGGGACAAGGCCCTGACATTCTGCCCACCTTGGGCCTTCCCCACCACCAAGGGAGCTATTCACACTCCAAAGGTGACAAGACAGACACTAATGGACACGGTGCAGCAGGCGGAGCCCAGTCAAATGAGTACCAGGACACTTTTGAAATGCTAAACTCACTTCTGAGTGCGCAGGGAGTACAACCGTCACAGCCGTCCATGTTTGACTACAGGTCCCAGTACGGGGACTACCGGTATAGTGGTGGTTCCAGAGGGAGCAACCCGAGGCCCCCGCCTCTGCCTTCAGAACCGCCTCCACCTCTGCCACCGTTACCCAAATGA
- the kansl2 gene encoding KAT8 regulatory NSL complex subunit 2 gives MNRIRIHVLPSSRNRVAQTPHPQEPQVCAFTQRPCAQPRLDGLEFCIKHILEDKNAPYKQCSYVSAKNGKRCPNASPKVERKDGVTFCAEHARRNAMALRAQMRKTLSGPSPETLLSQLSGYNRAETHSVEGGRSEASRILDEDSLSEEEQGPLVLDQTWRGDPDSDADSIDSDHEDPLKHAGVYTAEEVALITREKLIRLQSLYIDQFKRLQHLLKEKKRRYLHNRKVEHETLGSSLLTGPEGLSMKERENLKKLKALRRYRRRYGVEALLHRQLRERRQAVTEGAPQPYTRTVYEKCISFVEGTRCTNPCLPMTRHCLSHICQDSNQVLFKVCPGLKDVPCDRTIHMGQSDDPRCPLHLTLPPPMYQPEQEPPPQEQLSTTSRDMYLSAAELQPTESLPLEFSDDLDVEGDGMQGPPSPLQFDTALALEDQTIRAIAEAPMDILTGEHSDQVDLDASGQELSERDVDAIMDDQVASEVVGGEEDATDSSLQDIDAATVDAPR, from the exons ATGAACAGGATACGAATCCACGTTTTGCCTTCAAGTAGGAACCGGGTGGCCCAGACACCTCATCCCCAGGAGCCCCAGGTCTGTGCTTTCACCCAGCGACCATGTGCTCAGCCCCGTCTGGACGGCCTGGAGTTCTGCATTAAGCACATTTTGGAGGACAAGAATGCCCCATACAAGCAGTGCAGCTACGTCTCTGCCAAAAACGGCAAGCGCTGCCCCAACGCTTCACCAAAGGTCGAGAGGAAAGATGG AGTGACGTTCTGTGCAGAGCATGCTCGCAGGAATGCAATGGCACTCCGAGCTCAGATGAGAAAGACGCTTTCTGGTCCATCCCCAGAGACACTGTTGTCTCAGCTTAGTGGATACAACcgtgcagagacacacagtgtCGAGGGAGGACGCTCTGAAGCTAGCCGTATTCTAG ATGAGGACAGTCTgagtgaggaggagcagggtCCTTTGGTACTAGACCAGACATGGAGAGGAGACCCTGACAGTGATGCAGACAGCATTGACAGTGATCATGAGGATCCTCTTAA ACACGCAGGAGTGTACACTGCGGAGGAGGTGGCGCTCATCACTCGAGAGAAACTCATCAGGCTCCAGTCCCTCTACATCGACCAGTTCAAACGCCTGCAGCATCTTCTTAAAGAGAAAAAGCGTCGATACCTGCACAACCGCAAAGTGGAGCATGAAACCTTAG GAAGCAGTCTGCTGACAGGACCTGAAGGTCTGTCcatgaaggagagggagaaccTGAAAAAGCTCAAAGCTCTGCGCCGTTACCGTCGTCGGTATGGCGTGGAAGCCCTGCTGCACCGGCagctgagggagaggagacaggCTGTGACCGAAGGAGCTCCTCAG CCGTACACAAGAACAGTGTACGAGAAGTGCATTTCCTTTGTGGAGGGAACCCGATGTACCAACCCCTGCCTGCCTATGACACGCCATTGTTTGTCAC acattTGCCAGGACAGCAATCAGGTGCTTTTCAAAGTGTGTCCAGGCCTGAAAGATGTCCCATGTGATCGTACCATACACATGGGTCAGTCCGATGACCCTCGCTGCCCACTTCACCTCACCCTGCCGCCCCCGATGTACCAGCCTGAACAGGAACCGCCACCGCAGGAGCAGCTCAGCACTACAAGCAGAGACATGTATCTGAGTGCAGCAGAACTTCAGCCCACAGAGAGCCTCCCCCTAGAGTTCAGTGAT GACCTGGATGTGGAAGGGGATGGTATGCAGGGTCCTCCGTCCCCTCTACAGTTTGACACAGCCCTGGCCCTGGAAGACCAGACCATCAGAGCCATTGCTGAGGCCCCGATGGACATCCTGACTGGAGAACACTCAGACCAGGTCGACCTGGATGCTTCAGGACAAGAGCTGTCGGAAAGAGATGTGGATGCCATCATGGATGACCAG
- the LOC124062907 gene encoding uncharacterized protein LOC124062907 isoform X3, translating into MKVLQTLMCFFFLSLWDGNTGFMEAEIHTGTEGGNITVSCNFLFTGDKRIFCRRECEGEDLLVETTGSSAQRGRYSIQHKAAVALFFPVMNVTITNLTKSDSGRYRCRLHRKFQPDSKEDFEIRVQSEDARVTSKPKPNLRPSTSTPTTTHSLISSPGSSTHPSASPETTNQPPTTNQPEHPQPAAGGLLYVGLTLVVMIIILSAAMVILLKKRARKSKEPPEEAEYVNVTEANRDYEIIEDKPNRSGPVELFTVYTCASITEPNAVETTAANCVN; encoded by the exons ATGAAAGTCCTCCAGACGCTGAtgtgcttcttcttcctct CACTGTGGGATGGAAACACTGGTTTCATGGAGGCAGAAATCCATACGGGAACTGAAGGAGGAAACATCACCGTTTCGTGTAACTTCTTATTCACTGGAGACAAGAGGATCTTCTGCAGGAGAGAATGTGAAGGAGAAGACCTTCTTGTTGAAACAACTGGCAGCAGCGCTCAGCGTGGCAGATACAGCATTCAGCATAAAGCAGCAGTTGCTCTGTTTTTTCCAGTTATGAATGTGACCATCACAAACCTGACTAAGTCTGACTCTGGACGGTACAGATGCAGACTGCACAGAAAATTTCAACCAGATTCCAAAGAGGACTTTGAGATCAGAGTGCAGAGTGAAGATG CTCGAGTCACTTCAAAACCAAAACCGAACCTCCGACCTTCAACATCCACACCgacaacaacacacagtttGATCTCCAGCCCAGGAAGCTCCACACATCCATCAGCCTCCCCTGAAACCACCAACCAGCCACCAACCACCAACCAGCCTGAGCATCCACAGCCAGCTGCAG GTGGGCTGCTGTATGTGGGATTGACTCTGGTCGTCATGATCATCATTTTATCAGCAGCCATGGTGATTCTCCTCAAAAAGAGGGCCAGAAAATCCAAAG AACCTCCTGAGGAAGCTGAATATGTTAACGTCACAGAG gCAAACCGAGATTATGAGATCATAGAAGACAAACCGAACAGATCTGGTCCTGTAGAATTATTTACAGTATACACTTGTGCTTCAATCACCGAACCAAATGCAGTtgaaaccacagcagcaaactGTGTAA ACTGA
- the ccnt1 gene encoding cyclin-T1 isoform X1 has protein sequence MAASFRSLPASCNNKWYYTRQQIDDNPSRRAGLDPDKELSYRQQAANLLQDMGQRLNVSQLTINTAIVYMHRFYMVQSFTRFHRNVIAPAALFLAAKVEEQPRKLEHVIKVAHACLNPQDPSPDVRSDAYLQQAQDLVILESIILQTLAFEITIDHPHTHVVKCTQLVRVVPASKDLAQTSYFMATNSLHLTTFCLQYSPPVVACVCIHLACKWSNWEIPVSTDGKHWWEYVDPTVTLELLDELTHEFLQILEKTPSRLKRIRNWKAGGQTPKAKPKVLEEGDQRDTMMSMISMASSESTVAGLMSLSAPPSASSSSSMGDKDRGASGSAQTWSGKGLAASDQQQQPNNEVHTPAKVSLSEYRAKNADVLAAQKRKLENMEASVKRDYANAAQALIGQQQRKEKQQQQHHHHQQSGSSSSSDMSNPSPIILKIPLEKERHDRSSLKMRFPLAGGGGSGHSASSRGQDQDIKVRIRVPEKQRSSSGEEGKSRDKHRERSNHHHHHHHHSHHHHSSSSSASLSSSHKHSSSSGGAVGNSKKAPSDSSRTSSSSSSASRKRTHSQDPTAGSHPATKVSKSSKNPYHLPSLSSSSGQTLGQGPDILPTLGLPHHQGSYSHSKGDKTDTNGHGAAGGAQSNEYQDTFEMLNSLLSAQGVQPSQPSMFDYRSQYGDYRYSGGSRGSNPRPPPLPSEPPPPLPPLPK, from the exons ATGGCGGCTTCGTTTCGTTCTCTCCCTGCAAGCTGTAATAACAAATGGTACTATACCCGACAACAGATCGACGACAACCCATCTCGGCGAGCTGGACTTGATCCTGACAAGGAACTGTCCTACAGACAACAGGCAGCGAACCTGCTCCAGGACATGGGACAGCGGCTCAATGT GTCCCAACTTACTATTAATACAGCCATTGTGTACATGCATCGATTCTACATGGTCCAGTCATTCACCAGATTTCACAGAAAT GTAATTGCTCCTGCTGCACTCTTTCTTGCTGCTAAGGTGGAGGAGCAGCCCCGTAAGCTGGAGCATGTTATCAAAGTGGCCCATGCATGCCTCAATCCTCAGGACCCTTCTCCAGATGTGCGCAGTGAT GCCTACCTGCAACAAGCCCAAGACCTGGTCATTCTTGAGAGCATAATACTCCAGACCTTGG CTTTTGAAATCACCATCGACCATCCGCATACTCATGTTGTCAAGTGCACTCAGCTTGTAAGAG ttgttccaGCGAGCAAGGATTTGGCTCAAACATCATACTTTATGGCCACCAACAG TCTGCACTTGACCACGTTCTGCCTGCAGTATAGTCCGCCCGTTGTGGCTTGCGTGTGCATCCATCTTGCCTGCAAATGGTCCAACTGGGAGATCCCTGTGTCTACAGATGGCAAACACTGGTGGGAGTATGTTGATCCCACAGTCACCCTCGAGCTGCTGGATG AGCTCACGCACGAGTTCCTGCAGATTCTGGAGAAAACACCCAGCCGGTTGAAACGGATCCGCAACTGGAAG GCGGGAGGTCAGACACCAAAAGCCAAGCCCAAAGTCCTGGAGGAGGGCGACCAGAGGGACACCATGATGAGCATGATCTCTATGGCCTCATCAGAGAGCACTGTGGCAGGCCTGATGAGCCTCTCAGCTCCACCTTCGGCCTCTTCCTCGTCATCCATGGGTGACAAGGACAGGGGTGCATCTGGCAGCGCTCAGACTTGGAGCGGAAAAGGTCTGGCCGCATctgatcagcagcagcagcccaacAACGAGGTTCACACCCCAGCTAAGGTGTCACTGAGCGAGTACCGTGCCAAGAATGCAGATGTCCTGGCTGCCCagaagaggaagctggagaacatGGAGGCAAGCGTGAAGAGGGACTATGCCAACGCTGCCCAGGCTCTCATTggccagcagcagaggaaggagaagcagcagcagcagcatcaccaTCACCAGCAGTCCggctcatcatcctcctccGACATGTCCAATCCGTCTCCCATAATTCTGAAAATCCCCTTGGAAAAGGAGAGGCATGATAGGAGCTCTCTGAAAATGCGTTTCCCTCTAGCTGGGGGAGGAGGCAGCGGGCATAGTGCCAGCTCCCGAGGTCAGGATCAGGACATCAAAGTCAGAATACGTGTGCCTGAGAAGCAAAGGAGCAGTTCAGGAGAGGAGGGCAAGAgcagggacaagcacagagaGCGGTcgaaccaccaccaccatcatcaccaccactcCCATCACCACCACTCCTCCTCTAGTAGTGCCTCACTCTCCtcttcacacaaacattcatctagctctggtggggcagtcggAAACAGCAAAAAAGCCCCCAGTGACTCTTCTAGAACAAGCTCTTCATCCTCTTCGGCCTCACGTAAGAGGACGCACTCCCAAGATCCCACAGCAGGCTCTCACCCTGCTACTAAAGTCAGCAAGTCCTCTAAGAATCCTTACCATCTACCGtccctgtcttcctcctctgggCAAACCTTGGGACAAGGCCCTGACATTCTGCCCACCTTGGGCCTTCCCCACCACCAAGGGAGCTATTCACACTCCAAAGGTGACAAGACAGACACTAATGGACACGGTGCAGCAGGCGGAGCCCAGTCAAATGAGTACCAGGACACTTTTGAAATGCTAAACTCACTTCTGAGTGCGCAGGGAGTACAACCGTCACAGCCGTCCATGTTTGACTACAGGTCCCAGTACGGGGACTACCGGTATAGTGGTGGTTCCAGAGGGAGCAACCCGAGGCCCCCGCCTCTGCCTTCAGAACCGCCTCCACCTCTGCCACCGTTACCCAAATGA
- the LOC124062907 gene encoding uncharacterized protein LOC124062907 isoform X1: protein MKVLQTLMCFFFLSLWDGNTGFMEAEIHTGTEGGNITVSCNFLFTGDKRIFCRRECEGEDLLVETTGSSAQRGRYSIQHKAAVALFFPVMNVTITNLTKSDSGRYRCRLHRKFQPDSKEDFEIRVQSEDARVTSKPKPNLRPSTSTPTTTHSLISSPGSSTHPSASPETTNQPPTTNQPEHPQPAAGGLLYVGLTLVVMIIILSAAMVILLKKRARKSKEPPEEAEYVNVTEANRDYEIIEDKPNRSGPVELFTVYTCASITEPNAVETTAANCTEDLGKVVYTEVDFSNCTAGSLNSAPRGDADDVIYSVPRAAASSDASPALYSTVTLQ, encoded by the exons ATGAAAGTCCTCCAGACGCTGAtgtgcttcttcttcctct CACTGTGGGATGGAAACACTGGTTTCATGGAGGCAGAAATCCATACGGGAACTGAAGGAGGAAACATCACCGTTTCGTGTAACTTCTTATTCACTGGAGACAAGAGGATCTTCTGCAGGAGAGAATGTGAAGGAGAAGACCTTCTTGTTGAAACAACTGGCAGCAGCGCTCAGCGTGGCAGATACAGCATTCAGCATAAAGCAGCAGTTGCTCTGTTTTTTCCAGTTATGAATGTGACCATCACAAACCTGACTAAGTCTGACTCTGGACGGTACAGATGCAGACTGCACAGAAAATTTCAACCAGATTCCAAAGAGGACTTTGAGATCAGAGTGCAGAGTGAAGATG CTCGAGTCACTTCAAAACCAAAACCGAACCTCCGACCTTCAACATCCACACCgacaacaacacacagtttGATCTCCAGCCCAGGAAGCTCCACACATCCATCAGCCTCCCCTGAAACCACCAACCAGCCACCAACCACCAACCAGCCTGAGCATCCACAGCCAGCTGCAG GTGGGCTGCTGTATGTGGGATTGACTCTGGTCGTCATGATCATCATTTTATCAGCAGCCATGGTGATTCTCCTCAAAAAGAGGGCCAGAAAATCCAAAG AACCTCCTGAGGAAGCTGAATATGTTAACGTCACAGAG gCAAACCGAGATTATGAGATCATAGAAGACAAACCGAACAGATCTGGTCCTGTAGAATTATTTACAGTATACACTTGTGCTTCAATCACCGAACCAAATGCAGTtgaaaccacagcagcaaactGT ACTGAAGACTTGGGGAAAGTTGTCTACACTGAGGTGGATTTTTCCAACTGTACAGCTGGCTCGCTCAACAGCGCCCCCCGTGGCGATGCAGATGATGTCATCTACTCTGTGCCTCGGGCAGCAGCCAGCTCGGACGCTTCACCGGCTCTGTACTCTACTGTTACGTTACAGTAG
- the LOC124062908 gene encoding uncharacterized protein LOC124062908 codes for MTSFFPALWDGNTGFMEAEIHTGTEGGNITVSCTFFFTGASKRIFCRRECEGKDLLVETTGSSAQRGRYSIQHKAAVALFFSVMNVTITNLTKSDSGRYRCRLDRKFQPDSKEDFEIRVQSEDARVTSKPKPNLRPSTSTPTTTQSLISSPGSFTHPSASPETTNQPPTSNQPEHPQPAAGVLLAVRLTLMVTTIVSSAAGLIFCRRRAGKANEPPAGPECARVTEVQLQPILRRNQEKSVSGF; via the exons ATGACATCTTTTTTCCCAGCACTGTGGGATGGAAACACTGGTTTCATGGAGGCAGAAATCCATACGGGAACTGAAGGAGGAAACATCACCGTTTCGTGTACCTTCTTTTTCACTGGAGCAAGCAAGAGGATCTTCTGCAGGAGAGAATGTGAAGGAAAAGACCTTCTTGTTGAAACAACTGGCAGCAGCGCTCAGCGTGGCAGATACAGCATTCAGCATAAAGCAGCAgttgctctgtttttttcagttatgAATGTGACCATCACAAACCTGACTAAGTCTGACTCTGGACGGTACAGATGCAGACTGGACAGAAAATTTCAACCAGATTCCAAAGAGGACTTTGAGATCAGAGTGCAGAGTGAAGATG CTCGAGTCACTTCAAAACCAAAACCGAACCTCCGACCTTCAACATCCACACCGACAACAACACAGAGTTTGATCTCCAGCCCAGGAAGCTTCACACATCCATCAGCCTCCCCTGAAACCACCAACCAGCCACCAACCTCCAACCAGCCTGAGCATCCACAGCCAGCTGCAG GTGTGCTGCTGGCCGTGCGTCTCACTCTGATGGTCACGACCATCGTGTCGTCAGCAGCTGGGCTGATCTTCTGCAGGAGGAGGGCCGGCAAAGCCAACG AACCTCCTGCGGGACCTGAATGTGCTCGTGTCACAGAG GTCCAGCTGCAGCCCATTCTCAGAAGAAACCAAGAGAAAAGCGTGTCCGGATTCTAA